In Perca flavescens isolate YP-PL-M2 chromosome 7, PFLA_1.0, whole genome shotgun sequence, the following proteins share a genomic window:
- the lrrc38a gene encoding leucine-rich repeat-containing protein 38, whose amino-acid sequence MIPCINWLQPFLALISSTLLTRGHICPSSCLCPDHHTVNCTNRGLTRVPDPIPLGVRRLLLSNNWIPWIPSDFLVLYSDLVYLDLRNNSLSQLEPGTLSTSSRLVFLDLGSNNLTEISSGTFGESRSLIKLRLGNNPYLNMVGRDAFTGLTSLRELELERNGLTALDVMVLESLPSLRMLRLDGNPWLCNCHFAKLFVWLTENRHKLPKGMEGIECSLPMDGRRVPLSLLSEDSFQKCRGTLTLTDYLIVIFSGISVSVAAIVASFFLASTVHCFQRLSKGSKGDEEEGND is encoded by the exons ATGATACCATGCATTAACTGGCTGCAGCCTTTCCTTGCCTTGATCTCCTCCACCTTGCTTACGCGAGGCCACATCTGTCCATCCAGCTGTTTGTGTCCAGACCACCACACTGTGAACTGCACCAACCGAGGTCTAACCAGAGTCCCAGACCCCATCCCTCTGGGTGTTCGCCGACTCCTGCTATCCAACAACTGGATTCCCTGGATCCCTTCCGACTTCTTGGTCCTCTACAGCGATCTGGTCTACCTGGACCTGAGGAATAACTCCCTCTCCCAGCTGGAGCCAGGTACCCTGAGCACCTCCTCTAGATTAGTCTTCTTGGACCTGGGGAGCAACAACCTGACGGAAATCTCCTCGGGAACATTTGGGGAGTCCAGGAGTCTGATCAAACTACGGCTGGGGAACAATCCCTACCTAAACATGGTAGGCAGGGACGCTTTCACGGGGCTGACTTCTTTGAGGGAGCTGGAGCTGGAGAGGAATGGTCTCACAGCCCTGGACGTCATGGTCCTGGAATCACTGCCCTCCCTCCGGATGCTGCGTCTGGATGGCAACCCCTGGCTTTGCAACTGCCACTTTGCCAAACTGTTTGTATGGCTGACAGAGAACCGCCACAAGCTCCCAAAGG GTATGGAGGGGATAGAGTGCTCTCTTCCTATGGATGGGCGTCGTGTTCCCTTGAGTTTACTCTCTGAAGACAGTTTTCAGAAGTGCCGTGGTACCCTCACCCTCACTGACTACCTGATCGTCATCTTCTCCGGTATTTCTGTCTCAGTAGCGGCCATCGTGGCCAGCTTCTTCCTTGCTTCCACAGTCCATTGCTTCCAGCGCCTCAGCAAAGGCAGCAAaggagatgaggaggaaggcAACGACTGA